The nucleotide window ACTATCATTGATGGAATCTTTGGACATTTTAGTAACTTTCGAGACAATATTAGTGAAACACTTCAGACAGCATCAGCTCCGCAAGAACTTATAGATGCCATCAATGGCATTAAAATTGATGACATGACTAAACCGTTAGTTGATGATATAAACAATTATATACGAGACAATTATACGGGAAAACTTTTAGAAACAGTTGCATTCCTAAACAAAGAGGATTTGGCTGACATGGCAGAAAGTCTAGTTAGAATGACTTGCTTAAAGAGACATGTAACAACAGACGATGAAACTGTCGGTGGTCCAGTAGATGTAGCCGTAATCACAAAGGGAGATGGCTTTATATGGATCAAGAGGAAACACTATTTTGAGGCTAATTTAAATCACCATTATTTTGCAAAATAACAGCTATGGCAACAATATATTCTTCTGATATTGACAAGGGACACAAGCAAGTAAAGATGTCCATTGCAGCTAAAAATACCCATAATAGAACTTCTAATTCATTCTTCACTAAATCAAAAGCAGCAATGATTGAGTCTTTAAAAAGAGATCTCGCCTCCATAAAATCAATCAAGTGGAAGTGACAAATATATAACCTTTAATTTACTTGTAAATAGGTCATATATCTATCAAATGATATAGCAAGTCCCCCACATACTATACACGCCAATCTATATTTGTGATTTGTGCATTATGCAGAGGCAACACCTCTGCTTTTTTTTGTGCCGTTGTCTGAGCTTTCGGGCGGATATTCCTATGCTTTTCTTAGGTAACCGCAAAATAAATGAAAAATTTTTGCCCTTGTTCCAAACCTTCCCGGACAAAGGCTCCCTATACTTTCAATGAAGCAACCTCAATTGCGCAGACAATACATTTATATTAAACCAATAAAACTAAGATCTATGGAAGTACTAACTATCGAACACAGTGCTTTTCAGCAGTTGATTAGCAAAATTGAAGCAATGGACGAGTTCATCCGCAAAGCCAAGTTAGAGCAGCAAAGCTCTCTTGACGATGATTGGGTTGACGGGCAAGCCGTCTGCGAGTATCTCTGCATCTGCGACAAGACTCTGCAACGCCTACGCAGTGCCGGTAAAATCACTTACAGCACCATCGGCAACAAGTACTACTATCAAATTGCAGAGATCAAGCGTTGCCTACGTGCTCACACAATCAAAAGCAGTGAGGAGATGATACAAAACCTAATCGCCCATAAGCGTAATAGCAAGATGAAGGCGAGTGCTAATGTTCTGTAAACCAAAGCGACGACTACAGCGTCTGAGCGAATAAACTAGCTTGTTTTCAGTTTATTGAGGTTCCGAACCCCAATAAACTGAGGCAAACCAAAAGTTCTGACTCTGCATTAGAGTAAACAAAAATCAGTCGTGAAAAATAAGGCTGACAACGAAAATCAGCCCCAAATCAAACGACTGTCAACGTAAAATAGTTCTAAATCATTAATCCGTCAACTTGGACCAGTCGTAAGACAGAAATTTGACAACCAAAATCAGCAAATTACAGTCTTCAGCAAGGACTTCAACAAGGACTTGAACAAGGAATCGAGCGTGGAACTCAGCATGGAATTGAACAAGGTAAAATAGATACCGCCCGTCTGATGAAGGCAAATAGAATCTCCATAGAGATGATTATCACCTGCACAGGGCTTACCTTGGAACAGATAGAACAATTGTAGGCTACCTTTAAAAGCAAATAGCAGCCTACTTTACATTTAATAAAACGAGCCAATGGTGAACTTAGAAGAGTAACACCATTGGCTCATTTTTATTGTTTCAAAGAATCTAAAAAAGTTCTATAAAAACTTTGCAGGGTTTTTATGGGATTTTACCCAAGAAAAAACATAAAGGAGGCAAAAGTTTCAGAATCCTATCCTTTAAATCTGATTTTAGTCACCCATCAGATCATACCCGGCTCGACCACATACTGTCATACCCTGCTCAATCACACACGTCATACCCGGCTTGACCGGGTATCTCAATTTATCAATGGCGCTAACAACTGCCTCAACCAAATTTTCACTCATGTCTGATTGTTTCAGCAAGTGATTTTTGACTTCGTATTTTGGGGTATGGAGTAGATCCCCGATCAGGTCGGGGATGACTTCGTTAGGTGGGGTGATCAGTATGACAGAGTGCGGAAATCCTAGA belongs to Bacteroidales bacterium and includes:
- a CDS encoding helix-turn-helix domain-containing protein translates to MEVLTIEHSAFQQLISKIEAMDEFIRKAKLEQQSSLDDDWVDGQAVCEYLCICDKTLQRLRSAGKITYSTIGNKYYYQIAEIKRCLRAHTIKSSEEMIQNLIAHKRNSKMKASANVL